From one Formosa sediminum genomic stretch:
- the murQ gene encoding N-acetylmuramic acid 6-phosphate etherase — translation MNFIKTTEANSKYNNLEKMSISDLLININNEDKTVPFAIEKALPQIEMLIHQTVSKLKLGGRLFYIGAGTSGRLGVVDASECPPTFGVDSNVVIGLIAGGDKAIRDAVEFAEDSKTQGWKDLLEHNVTSKDVVIGIAASGTTPYVISALKTCNANQIVTGCITCNENSPLSLTAQFPIEVIVGPEFLTGSSRMKAGTAQKLVLNMISTATMIQLGKVKDNKMVDMQLSNEKLVDRGIKMIMSELKVNYQEAEQLLVEHKNVRTAISAFSNGNK, via the coding sequence ATGAATTTTATTAAGACTACAGAAGCAAATTCTAAATATAATAATTTAGAAAAAATGAGTATTTCTGATTTATTAATTAATATTAATAATGAAGATAAAACAGTTCCTTTTGCTATAGAAAAAGCCTTACCACAAATAGAAATGCTTATTCATCAAACCGTTTCTAAACTTAAATTAGGTGGGCGCTTATTTTATATAGGGGCAGGTACAAGCGGTAGATTAGGAGTTGTAGATGCATCAGAATGTCCACCTACTTTTGGAGTAGACTCTAATGTAGTTATTGGATTAATTGCAGGTGGTGATAAAGCCATACGCGATGCTGTAGAATTTGCAGAAGATTCAAAAACGCAAGGTTGGAAAGATTTGTTAGAGCATAATGTAACCTCAAAAGACGTGGTTATAGGTATAGCTGCTTCAGGAACGACTCCTTATGTCATTTCTGCATTAAAAACTTGTAATGCTAACCAAATTGTTACAGGATGTATTACATGCAATGAAAACAGTCCGCTTTCATTAACAGCACAATTTCCGATTGAAGTTATTGTAGGGCCAGAATTCTTAACAGGGAGCTCTAGAATGAAAGCAGGTACTGCACAGAAGTTAGTATTAAACATGATTTCTACTGCAACTATGATTCAATTAGGAAAAGTTAAAGATAATAAAATGGTAGACATGCAATTAAGCAATGAAAAGCTTGTAGACCGTGGTATTAAAATGATTATGTCAGAATTAAAAGTCAACTATCAAGAAGCCGAACAGCTTCTAGTAGAACATAAAAATGTTAGAACAGCTATTAGTGCTTTTAGTAATGGAAACAAATAA
- a CDS encoding DUF6095 family protein — protein sequence METNKTEKEILVVGLKKMGISLACMFLGPTLLHIALTNREKPLFIPILILGGIVCICAIFFAYKGLMKIMDSMFNHKK from the coding sequence ATGGAAACAAATAAAACAGAAAAAGAAATTCTTGTAGTTGGTTTAAAGAAAATGGGCATTTCCTTAGCTTGTATGTTTCTTGGTCCTACGCTTCTTCATATTGCTCTTACTAATAGAGAAAAGCCATTATTCATCCCCATTTTAATCTTAGGCGGTATCGTATGTATATGTGCGATATTCTTTGCCTATAAAGGACTAATGAAGATTATGGACAGTATGTTTAATCATAAAAAATAG
- a CDS encoding YpdA family putative bacillithiol disulfide reductase — protein sequence MNIKKDVIIIGAGPIGIACAKACKETNLNYLVIEKGSLTNSIYNYPLNMTFFSTSEKLEIDGIPFISNNPKPNRNEALEYYRRVASSNQLDINLYEEANSIVKDGNVFNIQTNKENYTSKKVILATGFYDIPISLNVPGEDLPKVSHYYKEAHPYSMQNVVVVGASNSSVDAALEIYRKGGNVTMVIRGDAIGERVKYWVKPDIINRISEGSIAVHFKSEIEQIKDKAVIVNTPEGKLTIKNDYVLALTGYQPNIKLLEDAGITFSEDGKFIPDYNDETMETNIEGLFLAGVICGGMETHKWFIENSRVHAKKIIQHLTQVL from the coding sequence TTGAATATAAAAAAAGACGTTATTATTATTGGTGCGGGTCCTATAGGTATCGCTTGTGCAAAAGCTTGCAAAGAGACCAACCTTAATTATCTTGTTATAGAGAAAGGTTCTCTAACCAATTCCATTTATAATTATCCATTAAACATGACCTTCTTCTCTACTTCAGAGAAATTAGAAATTGATGGTATCCCTTTTATAAGTAATAATCCTAAACCTAATAGAAACGAAGCTTTAGAATATTATAGACGTGTAGCTAGCTCAAACCAGTTAGACATCAACTTATATGAAGAAGCAAATTCAATTGTAAAAGACGGCAACGTCTTTAATATACAGACTAATAAAGAAAACTACACCTCTAAAAAGGTCATATTAGCTACAGGTTTTTACGATATCCCAATATCTTTAAATGTTCCTGGTGAAGATTTACCTAAGGTATCACATTACTATAAGGAAGCACATCCTTATAGTATGCAAAATGTTGTTGTTGTTGGAGCCAGTAATTCCTCTGTAGATGCCGCTTTAGAAATTTACCGCAAAGGCGGAAATGTTACTATGGTAATAAGAGGCGATGCGATTGGAGAGCGAGTTAAATATTGGGTAAAACCTGACATTATAAATAGAATCTCAGAAGGATCGATAGCCGTACATTTTAAATCTGAAATAGAACAAATTAAAGATAAAGCTGTTATTGTAAATACGCCTGAAGGGAAACTTACTATTAAAAATGATTACGTCCTTGCTCTTACTGGTTATCAGCCTAATATTAAATTATTAGAAGATGCCGGAATTACGTTTTCTGAAGATGGTAAGTTTATTCCGGATTATAATGACGAAACTATGGAAACTAATATTGAAGGTTTATTTCTAGCAGGAGTTATTTGTGGCGGTATGGAAACTCACAAATGGTTTATAGAAAATTCCAGAGTTCATGCCAAGAAAATCATACAACATCTTACCCAAGTTTTATAG
- a CDS encoding MFS transporter, whose product MNKLTNAVLYLMSLSAGLVVANLYYNQPLLGQIAVDFGVSESEVSHVALSTQLGYAFGLLFIIPLGDKVANHKILQIDFFLMILALLAAATSSSLLLLIASSFFIGFTSALPQLFVPMAAQLSEEKDRGRSIGIVMSGLLIGILGSRVISGFIGEQYGWRTMYYTATIIMAILFVVLRFKLPKLNPEFSGTYVSLLKSVFHYFKTEPTLRLAALRGALSFGCLSAFWTTLVFLMEDNFGYGSTVTGLFGLLGMGGALGAAVVGKLNDKMSKNKIIIYATLLLIVSWLVFLVSAYSLIGIVVGVVLVDLGMQALHITNQSIIFSKNPEARNRVNTVYMVSFFIGGALGTSLGALAWEYYKWTGVSVLGLILSALILIVHIIYTKRT is encoded by the coding sequence ATGAATAAACTTACCAATGCCGTTTTGTATTTAATGAGCCTTTCTGCCGGTTTGGTTGTGGCAAATTTATATTACAATCAACCTTTGCTAGGTCAAATAGCAGTAGATTTTGGAGTGTCTGAATCTGAAGTTAGTCATGTAGCATTAAGCACACAATTGGGTTATGCTTTTGGATTGCTTTTTATTATCCCTTTAGGAGATAAAGTCGCTAATCATAAAATTTTGCAAATCGATTTTTTCCTAATGATTTTAGCATTATTAGCAGCAGCAACTTCAAGTTCTTTGTTGTTATTAATAGCGAGTAGTTTTTTTATAGGCTTTACGTCTGCTTTACCACAACTTTTTGTACCAATGGCAGCACAATTAAGTGAAGAAAAAGACCGTGGAAGATCTATTGGTATAGTTATGAGTGGCTTGCTTATAGGTATTTTAGGAAGCCGTGTTATTAGTGGATTTATAGGCGAACAATATGGTTGGAGAACCATGTATTATACGGCAACCATAATAATGGCTATTCTGTTTGTGGTTTTAAGATTTAAATTACCAAAACTAAACCCAGAATTCTCTGGTACGTATGTCAGTTTATTAAAATCTGTCTTTCATTATTTTAAAACAGAACCCACTTTACGTTTAGCAGCATTACGTGGTGCGTTATCTTTTGGTTGCTTAAGTGCTTTTTGGACTACTTTAGTGTTTTTAATGGAAGATAACTTTGGCTATGGAAGTACAGTAACAGGCTTATTCGGGTTACTAGGTATGGGAGGCGCTTTAGGTGCAGCAGTTGTAGGAAAATTAAATGATAAGATGTCGAAAAATAAAATTATTATTTATGCAACATTATTATTAATCGTGTCTTGGCTAGTCTTTCTTGTTTCTGCATATTCGTTAATCGGAATTGTGGTTGGTGTAGTTTTAGTAGACTTAGGGATGCAAGCACTTCATATAACAAATCAGAGTATTATTTTTTCTAAAAACCCAGAAGCACGTAACAGAGTGAATACAGTATATATGGTGTCTTTTTTTATAGGTGGTGCTTTAGGGACATCATTAGGTGCATTAGCTTGGGAGTATTATAAATGGACAGGAGTTTCTGTGTTAGGGTTAATACTTTCCGCTCTTATTTTAATAGTACATATTATATACACTAAAAGAACGTAG